A portion of the Cryptomeria japonica chromosome 5, Sugi_1.0, whole genome shotgun sequence genome contains these proteins:
- the LOC131876331 gene encoding receptor-like protein 12 has translation MAMMIIMWVLLLFAVMMSCSSACYTDERNSLLDFKEGLNFTFSYNTLQSWKGYNCCAWEGVACHPITAHVISLDLSPSSLNASWITDEYSSWPFMSWKEIRGGLFHLHHLEHLDLTYNAFFPPLAIPLQLHKLSKLRYLSLLNSNFIGHIPREISNMFNLTYLDLSGNSLSGIIPTSLGKLWKLTVLDLSFSSLSGTIPTSLGKLSNLTTLYLYYNSLSGTIPTSLGKLSKLTALDLGSNSLNGTIPTSLGKLSKLTALDLSSSSLSGTIPTSLGKLSKLTELNLGSNSLSGTIPTSLGKLSNLTTLYLYYNSLSGTIPTSLGKLSNLTTLDLGSNSFSGTIPTSLGKLSNLTTLDLGSNSFSGTIPTSLGKLSKLTELNLGSNSLSGTIPTSLGKLSNLTTLDLASNSLIGTIPKSLGKLSKIKRLYLESNSLSGTIPTFLGKLSKLTTLNLGSNSLSGTYTLSFLDQIPNIQEVLLSRNKLTIKVNATYIPNFQLEALGLGSCNIVGDFPSFISTQYSLEYLDLSQNSLDGNIPNWLWDFIYLDHLNLSSNQFEGSLPFKLLGFEHNSQRSSVIDLHNNRLQGNTPISLQNVEFLDLSENLFDGSISIGIGQHGQALRFLSLANNNLSGVIPHSICESSYLEVLDLSNNRLSGKIPSSLNKCFYLSVLNLEKNDFKDTIPNIFGNMSFLETLKLGFNELSGNIPPSLANCSALEILDMRNNNIHGSISSWIERLQSLHILILKSNKLVGKMPSELSKLQNLQILDISSNNISGIIPSGFMNLSALANQTENTDSLGIDSFYSGVAYIDHIIIRNKGQDMDFMRNLRLVKCLDLSNNNLSGEIPWDIESLKGLIILNVSRNHLNGEIPKSLGSMVQLQSLDLSKNELSGMFPVELQNLTYLSYFDVSYNNLSGTIPQGGQMMTFDSSSFSSNLNLCGLQINVSCFGSHLASPNENDKNKEVLEEDVWWDIGMGIGCALGFSLLIWVLCFSKSWSAKCFRIMDGIIDSLFQTCKRRLLQIL, from the coding sequence ATGGCGATGATGATCATAATGTGGGTTTTGCTGTTGTTCGCAGTGATGATGTCATGCTCTTCTGCTTGTTATACAGATGAAAGAAATTCTCTTTTGGATTTCAAAGAGGGCCTCAACTTCACTTTCTCTTATAACACGCTGCAGTCATGGAAGGGATATAACTGCTGTGCGTGGGAAGGAGTCGCCTGCCACCCAATCACTGCCCATGTCATTTCCCTGGATCTCAGCCCTTCCTCCCTCAATGCCTCCTGGATTACTGATGAGTATTCCTCATGGCCATTCATGTCGTGGAAGGAAATACGTGGGGGACTATTCCATCTGCACCATCTGGAGCACTTGGACCTCACTTATAATGCCTTCTTCCCTCCTCTTGCCATCCCTTTACAATTACATAAGCTCAGCAAATTGAGGTATTTAAGCCTGTTGAACTCTAATTTTATTGGCCATATTCCAAGAGAAATCAGTAACATGTTCAATTTAACATATCTTGATTTGTCTGGTAATTCTTTGAGTGGCATCATCCCAACATCTTTGGGTAAGTTGTGGAAGCTCACAGTACTTGACCTATCTTTTAGCTCATTGAGTGGCACAATCCCAACATCTTTGGGTAAGCTGTCAAATCTTACGACACTTTACCTATATTATAACTCATTGAGTGGCACAATCCCAACATCTTTGGGTAAGCTGTCAAAGCTCACAGCACTTGACCTAGGTTCTAACTCATTAAATGGTACAATCCCAACATCTTTGGGTAAGCTGTCAAAGCTCACAGCACTTGACCTATCTTCTAGCTCATTGAGTGGCACAATCCCAACATCTTTGGGTAAGCTGTCAAAGCTCACAGAACTTAACCTAGGTTCTAACTCTTTGAGTGGCACAATCCCAACATCTTTGGGTAAGCTGTCAAATCTTACGACACTTTACCTATATTATAACTCATTGAGTGGCACAATCCCAACATCTTTGGGTAAGCTGTCAAATCTTACGACACTTGACCTAGGTTCTAACTCTTTTAGTGGCACAATCCCAACATCTTTGGGTAAGCTGTCAAATCTTACAACACTTGACCTAGGTTCTAACTCTTTTAGTGGCACAATCCCAACATCTTTGGGTAAGCTGTCAAAGCTCACAGAACTTAACCTAGGTTCTAACTCTTTGAGTGGCACAATCCCAACATCTTTGGGTAAGCTATCAAATCTTACGACACTTGACCTAGCTTCTAACTCATTGATTGGCACAATCCCAAAATCTTTGGGAAAGCTGTCAAAGATCAAAAGACTTTACCTAGAATCTAACTCATTGAGTGGCACAATCCCAACATTTTTGGGTAAGTTGTCAAAGCTCACAACACTTAACCTAGGTTCTAACTCTTTGAGTGGCACCTACACACTTTCTTTCTTGGATCAAATCCCCAACATTCAAGAAGTGCTTCTCTCAAGGAATAAGTTGACTATAAAAGTTAATGCAACTTATATTCCCAATTTTCAACTTGAGGCCTTAGGTTTGGGATCTTGTAATATAGTTGGGGATTTTCCATCCTTCATTTCCACTCAATACTCTTTAGAGTACCTAGACTTATCTCAAAACTCCCTTGATGGAAATATTCCAAATTGGCTATGGGATTTTATATACCTTGATCATCTCAACCTATCTTCTAACCAGTTTGAAGGTAGTTTACCCTTCAAACTGCTTGGATTTGAACACAATTCTCAAAGAAGCTCAGTTATTGATTTACATAATAATAGGTTACAAGGAAATACCCCCATTTCCTTGCAAAAtgtggagtttttggatctttcaGAGAATCTATTTGATGGATCTATTTCAATAGGAATTGGCCAGCATGGACAAGCTCTTAGATTTCTATCACTGGCAAACAATAATCTTAGTGGTGTTATCCCACATTCTATTTGTGAATCAAGTTATTTGGaagttttagacttgtcaaataaTAGGCTTAGTGGTAAGATTCCCTCTAGTCTAAACAAATGCTTTTACTTGTCCGTGTTAAATCTAGAAAAGAATGatttcaaagacacaattccaaaTATATTTGGTAATATGTCTTTTCTAGAAACATTGAAACTAGGTTTCAATGAGCTAAGTGGGAACATCCCACCATCCCTTGCAAATTGCAGTGCTTTGGAAATCCTAGATATGAGGAATAACAATATCCATGGGAGCATTTCTAGTTGGATTGAAAGATTGCAGAGTCTTCACATCCTAATACTAAAATCTAACAAGCTTGTTGGAAAGATGCCCTCAGaattatcaaaattgcaaaatcttCAGATCTTGGATATATCAAGCAACAATATTTCAGGCATTATTCCAAGTGGCTTCATGAACTTGAGTGCACTAGCAAATCAGACAGAGAACACAGATTCTCTTGGAATAGATAGTTTTTATTCCGGTGTGGCTTATATAGATCACATCATCATTAGAAACAAAGGACAAGATATGGATTTCATGAGAAATTTGAGATTGGTAAAATGCCTTGATTTATCGAACAATAATTTATCAGGTGAAATACCTTGGGATATTGAATCCCTCAAAGGATTGATAATTCTCAATGTTTCAAGAAATCATCTCAATGGCGAGATTCCAAAATCCTTAGGTAGCATGGTGCAGCTACAATCACTTGATCTTTCTAAAAATGAATTGTCTGGAATGTTCCCTGTTGAACTGCAAAATCTCACATATTTGAGTTACTTTGATGTGTCCTATAATAACCTTTCAGGAACAATACCACAAGGAGGACAAATGATGACATTTGATTCCTCATCATTCTCCAGCAATTTAAATTTATGTGGCCTACAAATTAATGTATCATGCTTTGGAAGTCATCTTGCTTCTCCCaatgaaaatgataaaaataaagaAGTGCTGGAGGAGGATGTATGGTGGGATATTGGAATGGGAATCGGCTGTGCATTGGGGTTTTCACTTTTGATTTGGGTGTTGTGTTTCTCCAAATCTTGGAGTGCAAAATGCTTCAGAATTATGGATGGCATTATTGACTCTCTTTTTCAAACATGCAAAAGAAGATTGCTTCAGATATTATAA